From a single Natronorubrum tibetense GA33 genomic region:
- the sppA gene encoding signal peptide peptidase SppA, with translation MVSSEGLGRLAIVVLGAAVFAALGVALFVVAPANMTDLVGIVLALVVVLVGLRIAGNIANSVFPGYDVAEVAVEGPITRDGGGGRFPSSPGSTPADDIVDQIDRADEDESVDALLLKLNTPGGEVVPSDDIRLAAERFDGPTVAYTTDVCASGGYWIASGCDELWARDGSIVGSIGVIGSRVNASDLAEKVGLSYERFAAGEFKDAGTPLKDLEEKERDYLQGLIDDYYETFVERVSDGRDLDSEFVRDTEARIYLGEEAYEMDLVDHLGTRREIETELADRLDRDEVSVEEFEPDRPLMARVGTGAQQIAYAFGAGISGLAGDREFRLRT, from the coding sequence ATGGTCAGCAGTGAAGGACTCGGTCGACTCGCGATTGTCGTGCTCGGCGCAGCAGTGTTCGCCGCCCTCGGCGTCGCCTTGTTCGTCGTCGCGCCGGCGAACATGACGGACCTCGTGGGCATCGTGCTCGCGCTCGTGGTCGTACTCGTCGGGCTCCGCATCGCGGGGAACATCGCGAATTCGGTGTTCCCGGGCTACGACGTCGCCGAGGTCGCGGTCGAGGGACCGATCACCCGCGACGGCGGCGGGGGACGATTTCCCTCGAGTCCGGGCTCGACTCCGGCCGACGATATAGTCGACCAGATCGACCGCGCCGACGAGGACGAGAGCGTCGACGCCTTACTCTTGAAACTCAACACGCCGGGCGGCGAGGTCGTCCCGAGCGACGACATCCGGCTCGCGGCCGAACGCTTCGACGGCCCGACGGTCGCGTACACGACGGACGTCTGTGCCAGCGGCGGCTACTGGATCGCCAGCGGCTGTGACGAACTCTGGGCTCGAGACGGCAGCATCGTCGGCTCCATCGGCGTCATCGGCTCCCGGGTGAACGCGAGCGACCTCGCGGAGAAGGTCGGACTCTCCTACGAGCGGTTTGCGGCGGGTGAGTTCAAGGACGCCGGAACGCCACTGAAAGACCTCGAGGAAAAGGAACGCGACTACCTGCAGGGACTGATCGACGACTACTACGAGACGTTCGTCGAGCGGGTCAGCGACGGCCGCGACCTTGACAGCGAGTTCGTCCGGGACACGGAGGCTCGCATCTATCTCGGCGAGGAGGCCTACGAGATGGACCTGGTCGACCACCTCGGGACGCGCCGAGAGATCGAGACCGAACTGGCCGACCGGCTGGATCGAGACGAAGTCTCCGTCGAGGAGTTCGAACCCGACCGTCCGCTGATGGCCCGCGTCGGCACCGGTGCCCAGCAGATCGCCTACGCCTTTGGAGCCGGTATCTCCGGGCTCGCCGGGGACCGCGAGTTCCGACTGCGGACCTGA
- a CDS encoding DUF7344 domain-containing protein: MNLDLATEQTTTAFDVLADSGRRRVLSTLLEQDEPLSLETLATDVAVREHGSPVVTEAQSRTVHIELVHNHVPRLLDLGVLREVGDDETRRIALADHPLLEAEWVSRLLETSTDGPEYDEGTLSRTLDAFQPARRRIACAVLSRHDESLPVADLAAMLVAREEDTRLVDVSETDWSPVETTLTHNHLPALDDVGLVEYDASSETVALATDAPQWRANWLAASPLGEITARLEPARKQFADGSIGAEFDPASALGSSASGACWTIEGRANVVSRAHDIADSAEEELFVTVPDAGMIQNGCLERWRAAAERGVNVYIGSRSQEVRDAVRSAVPQATVCEPQFDWLNYPVDGVHHGRVVFADRERVLLVTIDDSAATDNPHVTGITGDGSENALAMLVREHVGPRLDRLESRCAAGDWSEEATPFPL; the protein is encoded by the coding sequence ATGAATTTGGACCTCGCTACCGAGCAGACGACTACTGCGTTCGACGTTCTCGCCGATTCCGGCCGCCGACGTGTGCTTTCGACGCTTCTCGAACAGGACGAACCGCTCTCTCTGGAGACGCTCGCGACCGACGTCGCGGTCCGGGAGCACGGGTCTCCGGTCGTCACCGAAGCCCAGTCCCGGACGGTACACATCGAACTCGTCCACAATCACGTCCCGCGACTGCTCGACCTCGGTGTCCTTCGGGAGGTCGGCGACGACGAGACACGCCGCATCGCCCTCGCGGACCATCCGCTTCTCGAGGCCGAATGGGTCAGCCGTCTCCTCGAAACCTCGACCGACGGACCGGAATACGACGAAGGGACGCTGAGTCGGACGCTCGATGCGTTCCAACCCGCACGTCGTCGAATCGCCTGTGCCGTACTCTCGAGACACGACGAGTCGCTTCCGGTCGCCGACCTGGCTGCGATGCTCGTCGCTCGGGAGGAAGACACCCGACTCGTCGACGTCAGCGAGACGGACTGGAGTCCCGTCGAGACGACGCTCACACACAATCACCTGCCAGCCCTCGACGACGTCGGCCTCGTCGAGTACGACGCCTCGAGTGAGACCGTCGCGCTCGCGACCGACGCCCCGCAGTGGCGAGCGAACTGGCTGGCCGCGAGTCCGCTCGGGGAGATCACCGCGAGACTCGAGCCGGCCCGGAAACAGTTCGCCGACGGCTCGATCGGGGCCGAATTCGATCCCGCGTCCGCGCTCGGTTCGTCGGCCTCGGGTGCGTGCTGGACGATCGAGGGGCGAGCGAACGTCGTGAGCCGAGCCCACGACATCGCCGACAGCGCCGAGGAGGAACTGTTCGTGACGGTGCCGGACGCGGGGATGATCCAGAACGGCTGTCTCGAGCGCTGGCGGGCCGCCGCCGAGCGCGGCGTCAACGTCTACATCGGGTCGCGGTCACAGGAGGTCCGAGACGCCGTTCGCTCCGCCGTGCCGCAGGCGACCGTCTGTGAGCCGCAGTTCGACTGGCTGAACTATCCCGTCGACGGCGTCCACCACGGGCGAGTCGTGTTCGCCGACCGCGAACGAGTGCTGCTCGTAACGATCGACGACTCGGCTGCGACCGACAACCCGCACGTGACCGGGATCACCGGCGACGGGTCCGAGAACGCCCTTGCGATGCTCGTTCGCGAACACGTCGGGCCGCGACTGGACCGACTCGAGTCCCGATGTGCCGCCGGCGACTGGAGCGAGGAGGCGACGCCGTTTCCGCTGTGA
- a CDS encoding PAS domain S-box protein: MTDYPSKCDDSATDSSPESDESTSESLSETGDSLDDADPTGDAEFPNGINLDVRQLTDFVSDHAVWLLDADGRVATWNERAAALTGHEESEIVGTQYRVFFPPESRETGRPEQLLERARTEGRVEDDGWRLRSDGDRLWVREVIASIRGGETDTASDREVPSAGRVGEASGELLGYAILVHDRTAAYERERELREEQAFTESVFEAQPDIVYAFDADGNYIEWNDRVPEVTGYTDAELAEMGPLEFVAPEHRERIAAAITRVLEEDTHVTAEADLLTEDGTRIPYEFNSARITDETGTVLGFTGIGRDVSDRKARERELREEKALTESVFEAQPDLLYAYDTDRDLIHWNDQFEQLTGYDTDKLEGMNPLEFIAPPDREHIERAIERIMEDGERVTAEGRVLTKDGTTVPYEFNSARITDETGTVLGFTGVGRDITDRKIRERELERLERLNATIRTIDETMVAAETRDEIESAIVEAFAAADAYRFAIIGRVDAGVALDRLRWEPQAWAGIDADGVENVRSSFVEPANYPDESPFETGAVQCYRHLRESDVDERRADARDRDYGSVAVVPIDASGRAYDLLVVAARESAAFADREREVLQEFGGTIGHAINAMAVRRLLYLDTVVELEFESTDRQDVCIDLSARTGCRLSLEHVLPLTDERYVYYVTVGDTDPERIRSVAGDHGSISEVRRIDTSRDDSHWEFVVQGPTVTGLLADYGARIRSEVVDDGVASCVVQVSPDVEVRDVVEAVTSAYPEMRLVSKRTDEQSIEPRSDFRQRLEDELTTKQRTALEAAYYGGYFEWPTRNSDASEIADRLGIARQTFHQHLRVAQEKLLTAYLEDGETGDD; encoded by the coding sequence ATGACTGATTACCCGTCGAAGTGTGACGACTCAGCGACCGATTCCTCGCCGGAGAGTGACGAATCGACAAGCGAGTCACTGTCAGAGACCGGTGACAGCCTGGACGACGCCGACCCGACGGGAGACGCCGAGTTTCCGAACGGAATCAATCTCGACGTTCGCCAGCTGACCGACTTTGTCAGTGACCATGCCGTCTGGTTGCTCGACGCCGACGGTCGCGTCGCCACGTGGAACGAACGGGCGGCGGCGCTGACGGGACACGAGGAGAGTGAAATCGTCGGAACACAGTATCGGGTCTTTTTCCCGCCGGAGAGTCGCGAAACCGGACGGCCGGAGCAACTCCTCGAGCGGGCTCGTACCGAGGGACGGGTCGAAGACGACGGCTGGCGGCTCCGGAGCGACGGGGACCGGCTCTGGGTCCGCGAGGTGATCGCATCGATTCGAGGTGGTGAAACGGATACGGCGTCCGACCGAGAGGTGCCGTCAGCCGGGCGCGTCGGGGAGGCGAGTGGCGAACTGCTGGGTTACGCGATACTCGTCCACGATCGGACGGCGGCGTACGAACGGGAGCGGGAGCTTCGGGAAGAGCAGGCGTTCACGGAGAGCGTCTTCGAAGCACAGCCCGACATCGTCTACGCGTTCGACGCCGACGGGAACTACATCGAGTGGAACGATCGAGTACCGGAGGTAACGGGATACACCGACGCGGAACTGGCCGAGATGGGACCTCTCGAGTTCGTGGCACCGGAGCACCGCGAGCGGATCGCCGCCGCCATCACGCGCGTTCTCGAGGAGGACACCCACGTCACCGCCGAAGCAGATCTTCTCACGGAAGATGGCACCCGAATCCCCTACGAGTTCAACAGCGCGCGGATCACCGACGAAACCGGAACCGTCCTCGGCTTTACCGGTATCGGCCGGGACGTGAGCGACCGCAAGGCTCGCGAACGAGAACTGCGCGAAGAGAAAGCGCTCACGGAGAGCGTCTTCGAGGCCCAGCCGGACCTCCTCTACGCCTACGACACCGACCGCGATCTGATTCACTGGAACGACCAGTTCGAACAGCTCACCGGCTACGACACCGACAAACTCGAGGGGATGAACCCGCTCGAGTTTATCGCGCCGCCGGACCGAGAGCACATCGAGCGGGCGATCGAACGGATCATGGAAGACGGCGAGCGCGTCACCGCCGAGGGTCGCGTGCTGACGAAGGACGGAACGACCGTTCCGTACGAGTTCAACAGCGCGCGGATCACCGACGAAACGGGGACCGTCCTCGGTTTTACCGGCGTCGGTCGGGACATCACCGACCGAAAGATCCGGGAGCGCGAACTCGAGCGCCTCGAGCGACTCAACGCGACGATTCGAACGATCGACGAGACGATGGTCGCGGCGGAGACCCGTGACGAAATCGAGTCGGCGATCGTCGAGGCGTTCGCCGCCGCCGACGCCTACCGGTTCGCCATCATCGGCCGGGTCGACGCCGGCGTGGCGCTCGATCGGCTTCGGTGGGAGCCACAGGCGTGGGCCGGAATTGATGCGGACGGCGTCGAGAACGTCCGCTCGTCGTTCGTCGAGCCGGCCAACTATCCGGACGAATCGCCGTTCGAGACGGGAGCCGTCCAGTGCTATCGACACCTTCGCGAGAGCGATGTCGACGAGCGGCGAGCCGACGCGCGAGATCGCGATTACGGTTCGGTGGCCGTCGTCCCGATCGACGCGAGCGGGCGCGCGTACGACCTACTCGTCGTTGCGGCCCGCGAATCGGCCGCGTTCGCCGACCGCGAGCGGGAAGTCCTCCAGGAGTTCGGCGGCACGATCGGGCACGCGATCAACGCGATGGCCGTCCGTCGACTCCTCTATTTAGATACTGTCGTCGAACTCGAATTCGAGTCGACCGACCGGCAGGACGTCTGCATCGACCTCTCGGCCCGAACCGGCTGTCGCCTCTCCCTCGAGCACGTCTTGCCGCTGACCGACGAGCGGTACGTCTACTACGTCACGGTCGGCGACACCGATCCGGAACGGATCCGCTCGGTCGCCGGCGATCACGGATCGATCAGCGAGGTCCGACGTATCGACACCAGCCGCGACGACAGCCACTGGGAGTTCGTCGTTCAGGGTCCGACGGTCACCGGCCTGCTTGCGGATTACGGCGCTCGAATACGGTCGGAAGTCGTCGACGACGGCGTTGCGAGTTGCGTCGTCCAGGTCAGTCCGGACGTCGAGGTTCGCGACGTTGTCGAGGCGGTGACGTCGGCCTACCCCGAGATGCGACTCGTCTCGAAACGCACGGACGAGCAGTCGATCGAGCCCCGCAGCGACTTCCGCCAACGGCTCGAGGACGAGTTGACGACGAAACAGCGAACCGCGCTCGAGGCGGCCTACTACGGCGGCTACTTCGAGTGGCCGACGCGAAACAGCGACGCGAGCGAGATCGCCGACCGACTCGGTATCGCTCGCCAGACGTTCCACCAGCATCTCCGGGTCGCACAGGAGAAACTCCTCACGGCGTACCTCGAGGACGGCGAGACGGGCGACGACTAA
- a CDS encoding D-aminoacyl-tRNA deacylase, whose product MTDLAIVESRADRASVHICDQLRELADWETVPDNSRPAAEGGGTVYRLDGVELRSFEALHLELERPADAFDCDPDLLVFASRHSGDTGPLLTGHVTGNFGPAEFGGEDDAVAETPPNALARLLEAFDEHAPDGYDVGLECTHHGPTDVGCPSLFAELGSDDEQWDDPEGAAAVARAILGLRGVEPHRSRQLVGFGGNHYVPRFERIVRETPWAVGHVAADWALEAMGHPSAHRDVLEAAFDASGTDIAVIDGEWPVLEETLAELDCRLVTETWLREVGDRSLDLVGDVESALGSVEDGIRFGDRRDAAFDVVDLPSDLVDAAEGIDPDRVREIVETNAVAFTTENGGSRVGARVAIPEAGSDDSADDSTLDSGGARETIVAELATVLEAKYDSVTRDDDAVIAERSAFDPALALEAGVPEGPKFGALASGESVTVDGEPINPERVRARQTDHFQIQPDRNER is encoded by the coding sequence ATGACCGATCTCGCTATCGTCGAGAGTCGGGCTGATCGCGCGTCGGTCCACATCTGCGACCAACTCCGCGAACTCGCCGACTGGGAAACCGTGCCCGACAACTCACGGCCCGCCGCCGAAGGAGGTGGGACAGTCTACCGACTCGACGGCGTCGAACTTCGCTCCTTCGAGGCCCTCCACCTCGAGCTCGAGCGCCCCGCCGACGCCTTCGACTGCGACCCCGATCTGCTCGTCTTCGCCTCGCGTCACTCCGGCGACACGGGGCCGTTGTTGACGGGCCACGTCACGGGAAACTTCGGCCCGGCCGAGTTCGGCGGCGAGGACGACGCCGTCGCCGAGACACCACCGAACGCGCTCGCCCGGTTGCTCGAGGCGTTCGACGAACACGCACCGGATGGCTACGACGTCGGGCTGGAGTGTACCCACCACGGCCCCACCGACGTCGGCTGTCCGTCGCTATTCGCCGAACTCGGCAGCGACGACGAGCAGTGGGACGACCCCGAGGGCGCGGCCGCCGTCGCTCGCGCAATCCTCGGGCTTCGGGGGGTCGAACCGCACCGGAGTAGGCAGCTTGTCGGCTTCGGCGGAAACCACTACGTCCCGCGATTCGAGCGCATCGTCCGCGAGACGCCGTGGGCTGTGGGCCACGTCGCCGCCGACTGGGCGCTCGAGGCGATGGGCCATCCGAGCGCCCACCGAGACGTCCTCGAGGCGGCGTTCGATGCCAGCGGGACCGACATCGCCGTGATCGACGGCGAGTGGCCGGTGCTCGAGGAGACGCTCGCGGAGCTGGACTGCCGACTCGTGACCGAGACCTGGTTGCGCGAGGTCGGCGACCGCTCGCTCGACCTGGTCGGCGACGTCGAGTCCGCGCTCGGGAGCGTCGAGGACGGAATCCGGTTCGGTGATCGCCGGGACGCCGCGTTCGACGTCGTCGACCTCCCGTCCGACCTGGTCGACGCCGCGGAGGGGATCGACCCCGATCGCGTGCGGGAGATCGTCGAGACAAACGCCGTCGCCTTCACGACCGAAAACGGCGGTAGTCGGGTCGGCGCTCGAGTCGCGATACCAGAGGCCGGCAGTGACGATTCGGCCGACGACTCGACCCTCGATTCGGGGGGCGCGCGCGAGACGATCGTTGCGGAACTGGCGACCGTCCTCGAGGCGAAGTACGACTCGGTGACCCGCGATGACGACGCCGTGATCGCCGAGCGGAGCGCCTTCGACCCGGCGCTGGCGCTCGAGGCCGGCGTTCCGGAGGGACCGAAGTTCGGCGCGCTCGCGAGCGGCGAGTCGGTCACCGTCGACGGCGAACCCATCAATCCCGAGAGAGTTCGTGCGCGACAGACTGATCATTTTCAGATACAACCGGACCGAAACGAGCGGTAA